The DNA segment TCCTTTATTGAAAATATTAGTCATTCATGGGAATTAAGTCCATATATCGTAGGCGGGTTCCGCCGGACTATTTCTTCAAAAGGAACCTTTCATAATACCACCGTTCAATGTTTTCTTCAGGCGAGATTCATTCGGTCTCTATTCTCTAAATATTGTATCTCTAATTACCTGAATAGAACGTTATTTTCTTCTGCagatattgtcattgttgttattaatttatggtttttttctctcctcgttatttgaaaatatctttCATAAATTGGAGAATAACTGTGTGGGCAATATTCCGGTTTGTTTTCAACTTATTCCTAAATACCATAATGcatacccacaacacacacattatatataagtatacttacattatatatatatatatatatatatacacacaagcaaaacaccccccccccccgtccgaTGGACGGCGCTGAGTTGTCAAaacatttaattcaaattttcaaaaacaacttgtccgaccgtcccataggcctcttcTTTGAGAAAGAACTGATTAACCTAATAATGAGGACAGCAAcccagaggaaaagaagaaataaagatagactttttttctatttcaaagaaagacgattttatttcactttatcgatcgcattctcacctgggatcgattttttttgtaatttttgaagacttatacacgccctgataccgtcagtatctacatatcaaatttgagcgcagtcggatggaggatgcccgagatcctagaagacacacatacagacagaacggattttatttaatatatatatatatatgagggagagtGGGGCATGGAGATACAAATCCAAAGTAGTGGAAATGGTTTAAAGGAACATCatgccgtaatatatatatataggcgcaggagttgctgtgtggtaagtagcttgctaaccaaccacatggttccaggttcagtcccactgcgtggtatcttgggcaagtgtcttctgctatagccccaggccgaccaatgccctgtgagtggatttggtagacgggaaatgaaagaagcctgtcgtatatatgtatatatatatatatatatatatatatatatgtatgtatgtgtgtctgttgtgtgtctgtgtttgtccccctagcattgcttgacaaccgatgctggtgtgttacgccccgtcacttagcggttcggcaaaagagaccgtagataagtactggcttacacaaagaataagtccggggtcgatttgctcgactaaagcggtgctccagcatagccgcagtcaaatcacgaaaacaagtaaaagagaataaaagagaaaaagagaatatatataaagataggttTGGTCAAACGAATCAGTGGATGCTTTAGATATATCGATATTTCTGTTTCTAACTGATGGGTATTTTGAAGATTTGCTGAGAANNNNNNNNNNNNNNNNNNNNNNNNNNNNNNNNNNNNNNNNNNNNNNNNNNNNNNNNNNNNNNNNNNNNNNNNNNNNNNNNNNNNNNNNNNNNNNNNNNNNTGGAATGGGGATTCTTGTATAAAGAAAGCAAAGTTCCGCAGAAGGAATTGGACAAACGCACTCACAACAGCGAACCATATTGGTCTCCCACACACGCAGGGGGACTGTTTGCCAttgacagaaaatatttttttgaattggGAGGATACGATCCTGGTCTACAGATTTGGGGTGGGGAAAACTTCGAGTTGTCTTTCAAAATATGGATGTGTGGGGGTAGCATTGAATGGGTCCCTTGCTCCCGTGTCGGACACGTATACAGGAATTATATGCCATATGGATTTGGGAAAATTACCAGCAAAATACCCATCGTCCTCCTCAATTATATGCGTGTGGTGGAAGTGTGGTTAGACGAGGATTTCAAACAATATTTCTACCGACGTGAACCTTCAGTTGAAGGTTACCCAGTTACTAATATTAGCGACCAgttaacatttaaaaaagaaCACAAATGCAAA comes from the Octopus sinensis linkage group LG26, ASM634580v1, whole genome shotgun sequence genome and includes:
- the LOC115224677 gene encoding N-acetylgalactosaminyltransferase 7-like, with product WGFLYKESKVPQKELDKRTHNSEPYWSPTHAGGLFAIDRKYFFELGGYDPGLQIWGGENFELSFKIWMCGGSIEWVPCSRVGHVYRNYMPYGFGKITSKIPIVLLNYMRVVEVWLDEDFKQYFYRREPSVEGYPVTNISDQLTFKKEHKCKSFSWFMDNIAYEVYDKFPPPPENKAWGEIHLKSGGSLCWDTYGQPPGGGPIGVSGCHHFGGNQLFRLNVQGQMAMGERCIDSGNGDTLHVQFCDIQPNGPWSWDEKTGLIMNKNRNSCVESGHDSRLHLKTCNEQVANQQWIIKMIWSWK